Proteins encoded within one genomic window of Brachybacterium muris:
- a CDS encoding TetR/AcrR family transcriptional regulator: MTQAPVDGRSARWAQHREQRRAELLDVARKLIHVQGPDVTMEEIAAASGTSKSIVYRYFTDKAQLQRALGRSILSTMHRRLVDELTALESGSGRRPEPEERIRAMIRAYVETAQRSPGVYRFVTRPSDGLGHFLESVSRLVTTFLPPQVPSPELWAHGAVGFVERSVDRWMAQQETHTDGEGTAPITSESLVDHLVTWLMKGMQR, translated from the coding sequence ATGACGCAAGCCCCCGTCGACGGCCGGTCGGCCCGCTGGGCCCAGCACCGAGAGCAGCGCCGTGCCGAGCTGCTGGACGTGGCCCGGAAGCTCATCCACGTCCAAGGGCCCGACGTGACCATGGAGGAGATCGCCGCGGCCTCGGGCACCTCCAAGTCGATCGTCTACCGCTACTTCACCGACAAGGCCCAGCTCCAGCGGGCCCTGGGTCGCAGCATCCTGTCCACCATGCACCGCCGGCTCGTCGACGAGCTGACGGCGCTCGAATCCGGTTCCGGGCGCAGGCCCGAACCGGAGGAGCGCATCCGCGCCATGATCCGCGCCTACGTCGAGACGGCGCAGCGCTCCCCCGGCGTGTACCGCTTCGTCACCCGCCCCAGCGACGGCCTGGGGCACTTCCTGGAGTCCGTCTCCCGCCTGGTCACCACCTTCCTGCCGCCCCAGGTCCCCTCGCCCGAGCTGTGGGCGCACGGGGCCGTGGGGTTCGTGGAGCGCTCGGTGGACAGGTGGATGGCCCAGCAGGAAACCCATACCGACGGCGAAGGAACGGCTCCGATCACCTCGGAGTCCCTCGTCGACCACCTCGTCACCTGGCTCATGAAGGGAATGCAGCGATGA
- a CDS encoding MaoC/PaaZ C-terminal domain-containing protein, which produces MTGVNGLTTTSQPGERIKDLTDVPSFPAVYAAALLPRRGGGARRCELALPSTAYRVRKVRIDASRAADFDHLMGGPATENVHPGVLHVLAFPVSLALMARGDFPFPLLGLVHLRNSLLQHRPVAVGELVDVECRVRELRPHRKGHTFEAVSTILSQDGQIIATDVSTYLAKGSGEEGGTRGSGKGSTQHSVPASTERSSREFEPPRPTARWSLAADVGRRYAEVSGDVNPIHMSGLSAKAFGFPKAIAHGMYTASRAFTEARVDLSRPLRWDVSFDAPVTLPGTVLVAYEDGPEAGTTHCVGWRPARGEKAPRRCFEVEIQQLGG; this is translated from the coding sequence GTGACCGGGGTGAACGGCCTGACCACCACCTCCCAGCCCGGCGAGCGGATCAAGGACCTGACCGACGTGCCCTCCTTCCCGGCGGTGTACGCGGCGGCCCTGCTGCCCCGCCGCGGAGGGGGCGCGAGGCGTTGCGAGCTCGCACTGCCGAGCACCGCCTACCGGGTGCGGAAGGTGCGCATCGACGCCTCCCGCGCCGCCGACTTCGACCACCTGATGGGCGGCCCGGCCACCGAGAACGTGCACCCAGGCGTGCTGCACGTGCTGGCCTTCCCCGTGTCCCTGGCCCTCATGGCACGCGGCGACTTCCCCTTCCCGCTGCTGGGCCTGGTGCACCTGCGCAACTCCCTGCTGCAGCACCGGCCGGTCGCGGTGGGGGAGCTGGTGGACGTGGAGTGCCGGGTGAGGGAGCTGCGTCCCCATCGCAAGGGCCACACCTTCGAGGCGGTCTCCACGATCCTGTCCCAGGACGGCCAGATCATCGCCACCGACGTGTCCACGTACCTCGCCAAGGGCAGCGGAGAGGAGGGCGGGACGCGCGGCAGCGGCAAGGGCAGCACCCAGCACAGCGTCCCCGCTTCGACCGAGCGTTCCTCGCGTGAGTTCGAGCCGCCGCGGCCCACCGCCCGGTGGAGCCTCGCAGCCGACGTGGGTCGCCGGTACGCGGAGGTCTCCGGGGACGTGAACCCGATCCACATGTCGGGCCTGTCAGCGAAGGCGTTCGGGTTCCCCAAGGCCATCGCCCACGGCATGTACACCGCCTCCCGGGCCTTCACCGAGGCCCGCGTGGACCTGTCCCGGCCGCTGCGCTGGGACGTATCCTTCGATGCACCGGTCACGCTGCCCGGCACCGTCCTGGTGGCCTACGAGGACGGTCCCGAGGCCGGCACCACCCACTGCGTGGGCTGGCGCCCGGCGCGGGGCGAGAAGGCACCCCGGCGCTGCTTCGAGGTGGAGATCCAACAGCTGGGCGGCTGA
- a CDS encoding 3-oxoacyl-ACP reductase — protein MADAYTRFVRSTPGAMIAKRTGLPRPARLLRREDRPEPVLGPVVVLGDSAGADQVAQLLLSWGADVRRRFEELRRVGSVVVVLDEVDAPDQLGPVLLPLAGAMRTLAPGARVVAVSRPATGQDPGRDATRGGIEGFTRSLAHEMRSGGTANGILAADGVALDAPGVIGALRFLLSARSAFVTGQFLEVTTAAGTLTEDSAQPLAGRTALVTGAARGIGAAIARTLAADGAHLVVLDVPAAGTELSRLANELRAVPIQLDVTSDGAGERLVQFLREHSLTLDVLVLNAGITRDKLFANMTPDRWDPVIGVNITSQITLTNALIDAGDVLGAQPRVVSLASTSGIAGNRGQTNYATSKAGVMAFVDALSSRLAEQGGTANAVAPGFIETEMTARMPAINREVARRVNSLQQGGLPVDVAEAIGFLSSAEAGGIQGQTLRVCGQNIVGR, from the coding sequence ATGGCTGACGCCTACACCCGCTTCGTCCGCTCCACCCCCGGTGCCATGATCGCCAAGCGCACCGGACTGCCCCGCCCCGCCCGCCTGCTGCGCCGCGAGGACCGACCCGAGCCCGTGCTGGGCCCCGTCGTCGTGCTCGGCGACTCCGCCGGCGCCGATCAGGTCGCCCAGCTGCTGCTGTCCTGGGGTGCCGACGTGCGCCGCCGCTTCGAGGAGCTGCGCCGCGTGGGCTCCGTGGTCGTCGTGCTCGACGAGGTCGACGCACCCGACCAGCTGGGCCCCGTGCTGCTGCCGCTGGCCGGGGCGATGCGCACCCTCGCCCCCGGTGCCCGTGTGGTCGCTGTCTCCCGTCCCGCCACCGGCCAGGACCCGGGGCGGGACGCTACCCGCGGCGGCATCGAGGGCTTCACCCGCTCCCTGGCCCACGAGATGCGCTCCGGTGGCACCGCCAACGGCATCCTCGCGGCCGACGGCGTCGCCCTGGACGCCCCAGGGGTGATCGGTGCCCTGCGGTTCCTGCTGTCGGCCCGCAGCGCCTTCGTCACCGGCCAGTTCCTGGAGGTCACCACCGCAGCCGGCACCCTCACCGAGGACAGCGCCCAGCCACTCGCCGGCCGCACTGCCCTGGTCACCGGTGCCGCGCGTGGCATCGGCGCGGCGATCGCCCGCACCCTCGCGGCCGACGGCGCCCACCTGGTGGTGCTCGACGTCCCCGCCGCCGGTACCGAGCTCTCGCGCCTGGCCAACGAGCTGCGCGCCGTGCCGATCCAGCTGGACGTCACCTCCGACGGCGCCGGTGAGCGCCTGGTGCAGTTCCTGCGCGAGCACTCCCTGACCCTGGACGTGCTGGTCCTGAACGCCGGCATCACCCGCGACAAACTGTTCGCCAACATGACCCCGGACCGCTGGGACCCCGTGATCGGCGTGAACATCACCAGTCAGATCACCCTCACGAACGCCCTGATCGACGCCGGTGACGTGCTGGGCGCGCAGCCCCGCGTGGTGTCCCTGGCCTCCACCAGCGGCATCGCCGGCAACCGCGGCCAGACCAACTACGCCACCTCCAAGGCCGGCGTGATGGCCTTCGTGGATGCCCTGTCCTCGCGCCTGGCGGAGCAGGGCGGCACCGCCAACGCGGTGGCGCCAGGGTTCATCGAGACCGAGATGACCGCCCGCATGCCCGCCATCAACCGCGAGGTGGCCCGCCGGGTGAACTCCCTGCAGCAGGGCGGCCTGCCGGTGGACGTGGCCGAGGCGATCGGTTTCCTGTCCTCCGCCGAGGCCGGCGGCATCCAGGGCCAGACCTTGCGCGTGTGCGGCCAGAACATCGTGGGGCGGTGA
- a CDS encoding acetyl-CoA C-acetyltransferase, with amino-acid sequence MSESHPAAPATTSAAPTTPGAPAARELPREALVLGGNRIPFARAGGPYAGISNQDLLTAALDGLVARFGLQGEKLGEIAGGAVLKLAADLNLTRESALGTPLDPRTPAIDMGRACATGLESVVHVSNRIQLGQIDSAIACGVDSASDSPIEVTPRLRRTLHRAFAAKTPVQRLKALAGIRPGDLAPMPPRNSEPRTGLSMGEHMALTAAQWGVSREAQDELALASHRNLAAAYEAGFLDDLVTGYRGLGKDQNLRADSSMEKLASLKPVFGVKSPQVAEPTMTAGNSTPLSDGASAVLMGSADWAAEHGLTPLARVVDARISAVDFVHGEEGLLMAPAYAVPELLDANGMTLQDVDLYEIHEAFASTVLATLAAWESEEFCREKLGRSAPLGSIDRSRLNVAGSSLAAGHPFAATGGRIVATLAKLLHQRALETGRPQRGLISVCAAAGQGSVALLESVTP; translated from the coding sequence GTGTCAGAGTCCCACCCCGCAGCCCCCGCCACCACGTCCGCCGCCCCGACCACCCCGGGCGCTCCCGCTGCCCGCGAACTGCCCCGCGAGGCACTGGTCCTGGGCGGCAACCGGATCCCCTTCGCCCGCGCCGGCGGTCCCTACGCCGGGATCTCCAACCAGGACCTGCTCACCGCAGCCCTGGACGGCCTGGTGGCCCGCTTCGGCCTGCAGGGGGAGAAGCTCGGTGAGATCGCCGGAGGTGCCGTGCTGAAGCTCGCCGCCGATCTGAACCTCACCCGCGAGAGCGCGCTGGGCACCCCCCTGGACCCCCGCACCCCCGCGATCGACATGGGTCGCGCCTGCGCCACCGGACTGGAGTCCGTGGTGCACGTGTCCAACCGGATCCAGCTGGGCCAGATCGACTCCGCCATCGCCTGCGGCGTCGACTCCGCCTCCGACTCCCCGATCGAGGTCACCCCGCGGCTGCGCCGCACCCTGCACCGTGCCTTCGCCGCGAAGACCCCCGTGCAGCGCCTGAAGGCACTCGCAGGCATCCGCCCCGGGGACCTGGCCCCCATGCCCCCGCGCAACAGTGAGCCCCGCACCGGACTGTCCATGGGTGAGCACATGGCGCTGACCGCCGCGCAGTGGGGCGTGAGCCGCGAGGCCCAGGACGAGCTGGCACTCGCCTCCCACCGCAACCTCGCCGCCGCCTACGAGGCAGGCTTCCTGGACGATCTGGTCACCGGATACCGGGGCCTGGGCAAGGACCAGAACCTGCGAGCTGATTCCAGCATGGAGAAGCTCGCCTCGCTGAAGCCCGTCTTCGGCGTGAAGTCCCCGCAGGTCGCCGAGCCCACCATGACCGCCGGCAACTCCACCCCGCTCAGCGACGGCGCCTCCGCGGTGCTGATGGGCAGCGCCGACTGGGCCGCCGAGCACGGCCTCACGCCGCTGGCCCGCGTGGTCGACGCCCGTATCAGCGCCGTGGACTTCGTGCACGGCGAGGAGGGTCTGCTGATGGCCCCCGCCTACGCGGTGCCCGAGCTGCTGGACGCCAACGGCATGACCCTGCAGGACGTGGACCTGTACGAGATCCACGAGGCCTTCGCCTCCACCGTGCTGGCCACGCTGGCCGCCTGGGAGTCCGAGGAGTTCTGCCGCGAGAAGCTCGGGCGCTCCGCTCCGTTGGGGTCGATCGACCGCAGCCGCCTGAACGTGGCCGGCTCCTCGCTCGCGGCCGGCCATCCCTTCGCCGCCACCGGCGGCCGCATCGTGGCCACCCTCGCCAAGCTGCTGCACCAGCGCGCCCTGGAGACCGGACGCCCCCAGCGCGGCCTGATCTCCGTGTGCGCGGCCGCCGGCCAGGGCTCCGTGGCCCTGCTCGAGTCCGTCACCCCCTGA
- a CDS encoding acyl-CoA dehydrogenase, producing MTATADRSEREVAGDTPALIPTPTGADTITTEGAPEQTDTQGTDAPGTTASATPTGPIPVVPEGGARLDVAAVSQALKGRWAESRDVARERAARPELHKPYDVSVAEHRARVLEQMHLLVADDASHKMLPEHLGGPNDNGGNVAAFEELVVADPSLQIKAGVQWGLFTAAIIQLGNEEQHRTWVPDAMSLQIPGAFAMTEIGHGSDVQSLATTATYDEGTQEWVIHTPFRAAWKDYLGNAALHARAATVFARLITQGVDHGVHCFYVPVRDEEGKLLPGISSEDDGPKGGLNGIDNGRLAFDQVRIPRTNLLNRYGDVAEDGTYTSPIESPGRRFFTMLGTLVQGRVSLDGAANRASQLALHIAITYATQRRQFTAADPTREMVLLDYQSHLQRLMPKLAATYAGAFAHEQLLQAFDDVFSGRGDTPEAREDLETMAAALKPTSTRLALDTVQECREACGGAGFMAENQLVGLHQDLDVYATFEGDNTVLLQLVAKRLLSDYTSELKNIDRAGIGRFIAQRAEVLAKRHTPWTRLAQDLSDRGNSKRAFDTMRSADFQEEMLADRARVKVEEVALSMRPAARMSPADAAAHVNKHQVEMLDAARAHAELVLWRAFTAGIEALEDEDSRTVLTDVRDLFGLDRINADLAWFLLNGQISAQRGRQITSDLRRLLWRLRPHALDLVAAFDVRPGHVRAPIALGGEQERQDEAAAYHRAQRASSDTPVSEKVLRDRAQKEKRAQKK from the coding sequence ATGACCGCTACCGCAGACCGCTCCGAACGAGAGGTCGCCGGGGACACCCCGGCCCTGATCCCCACCCCCACCGGCGCCGACACCATCACCACCGAAGGCGCACCCGAGCAGACGGACACCCAGGGCACCGATGCCCCGGGCACCACCGCCTCCGCCACCCCCACCGGCCCCATCCCCGTGGTGCCCGAGGGCGGCGCCCGCCTCGACGTGGCCGCCGTGTCCCAGGCGCTGAAGGGACGCTGGGCCGAGTCCCGCGACGTGGCCCGCGAGCGCGCCGCCCGCCCCGAGCTGCACAAGCCCTACGACGTGAGCGTGGCCGAGCACCGTGCCCGCGTGCTGGAGCAGATGCACCTGCTGGTGGCCGACGACGCCTCCCACAAGATGCTCCCCGAGCACCTGGGCGGCCCCAATGACAACGGCGGCAACGTCGCGGCCTTCGAGGAGCTGGTGGTCGCCGACCCGTCCCTGCAGATCAAGGCCGGCGTGCAGTGGGGCCTGTTCACAGCCGCCATCATCCAGCTGGGCAACGAAGAGCAGCACCGCACCTGGGTGCCGGACGCGATGAGCCTCCAGATCCCCGGCGCCTTCGCGATGACCGAGATCGGCCACGGCTCCGACGTGCAGTCCCTGGCCACCACCGCCACCTACGACGAGGGCACCCAGGAATGGGTGATCCACACCCCGTTCCGCGCCGCCTGGAAGGACTACCTGGGCAACGCCGCCCTGCACGCCCGGGCCGCCACCGTGTTCGCCCGGCTCATCACCCAGGGCGTGGACCACGGCGTGCACTGCTTCTACGTGCCGGTGCGTGACGAGGAGGGGAAGCTGCTGCCGGGCATCTCCTCGGAGGACGACGGCCCCAAGGGCGGCCTGAACGGCATCGACAACGGTCGCCTGGCCTTCGACCAGGTGCGCATCCCCCGCACCAACCTGCTGAACCGCTACGGGGATGTGGCCGAGGACGGCACCTACACCTCCCCCATCGAATCCCCCGGGCGCCGCTTCTTCACCATGCTGGGCACCCTGGTGCAGGGGCGGGTGTCCCTGGACGGCGCCGCGAACCGCGCCTCCCAGCTGGCGCTGCACATCGCCATCACCTACGCCACCCAGCGCCGCCAGTTCACCGCCGCCGATCCCACGCGGGAGATGGTGCTGCTGGACTACCAGAGCCACCTGCAGCGCCTGATGCCGAAGCTTGCCGCCACCTACGCCGGTGCCTTCGCCCACGAGCAGCTGCTGCAGGCCTTCGACGACGTGTTCTCCGGCCGGGGGGACACCCCTGAGGCCCGCGAGGACCTCGAGACGATGGCCGCCGCGCTCAAGCCCACCTCCACCCGCCTGGCCCTGGACACCGTCCAGGAATGCCGCGAGGCCTGCGGTGGGGCCGGGTTCATGGCCGAGAACCAGCTGGTGGGCCTGCACCAGGACCTTGACGTGTACGCCACCTTCGAGGGCGACAACACAGTGCTGCTGCAGCTGGTGGCCAAGCGCCTGCTGAGCGACTACACCTCGGAGCTGAAGAACATCGACCGCGCCGGGATCGGCCGGTTCATCGCCCAGCGCGCCGAGGTGCTGGCCAAGCGCCACACCCCCTGGACCCGCCTGGCCCAGGACCTCAGCGACCGCGGCAACTCCAAGCGCGCCTTCGACACCATGCGCTCGGCCGACTTCCAGGAGGAGATGCTCGCGGACCGCGCCCGGGTGAAGGTGGAGGAGGTGGCGCTGTCCATGCGCCCCGCCGCCCGGATGAGCCCTGCCGATGCCGCAGCCCACGTGAACAAGCACCAGGTGGAGATGCTGGACGCGGCCCGCGCCCACGCCGAGCTGGTGCTGTGGCGGGCCTTCACCGCCGGCATCGAGGCGCTCGAGGACGAGGACTCCCGCACCGTGCTCACCGACGTGCGGGACCTGTTCGGCCTGGACCGCATCAACGCCGACCTCGCCTGGTTCCTGCTCAACGGTCAGATCTCCGCCCAGCGCGGGCGCCAGATCACCTCGGACCTGCGCCGCCTGCTGTGGCGACTGCGCCCCCACGCACTGGACCTGGTGGCTGCCTTCGACGTGCGCCCCGGGCATGTGCGGGCCCCGATCGCCCTGGGCGGGGAGCAGGAGCGGCAGGACGAAGCGGCCGCCTACCATCGCGCACAGCGGGCCAGCAGCGACACCCCGGTCAGCGAGAAGGTACTGCGCGACCGAGCGCAGAAGGAGAAGCGGGCACAGAA